In Heptranchias perlo isolate sHepPer1 chromosome 21, sHepPer1.hap1, whole genome shotgun sequence, the following proteins share a genomic window:
- the hnrnph3 gene encoding heterogeneous nuclear ribonucleoprotein H3 isoform X1, whose protein sequence is MAQEDEIFTNLEPEIEEGIDLDYKELNCFGHDPQPAATECLTVIAEKEPEIPTKEEDFVVRVRGLPWSCTPDEVTRFFSECDIRNGVSGVQFTTSKEGRPSGEAYVHLDKAEDFKKALAKDRKYMGHRYIEVFKSNGSEMDWVLKHSGPNHSDTSNDGTVRLRGLPFGCSKEEIVQFFTGLEIVPNGITLPMDYQGRSTGEAFVQFASKEIAEKALGKHKERIGHRYIEIFKSSRSEVRAYYDPPKRLMGQRPGPYDRPVGRGGYLGAGPQRGGVYDRMRRGGGGYGGGYGGYDDYNGYDNYGYGNDEYDGPGAMRGSRGMGNHGYGGAGDASSSYLSGHFVHMRGLPFRAVEDDVAHFFSPLNPLRIHLEYGSDGRATGEADVEFATHEDAVAAMSKDKAHMQHRYIELFLNSTAGGGSGNYGSSYGGHAMGNQGGYGSSGNHAMSSSYGAGYGNQSGVGSYGKVGTVEPTTVQGDTTAAPEAWEWGVTWEEWGAWAGVEAGGCISNSAGQPQGDAGRF, encoded by the exons ATGGCGCAGGAGGACG AAATTTTTACTAACTTGGAACCAGAAATCGAAGAAGGTATTGATTTAGATTACAAAGAGTTGAATTGTTTTGGGCACGATCCTCAGCCAGCTGCTACTGAATGTTTGACTGTGATTGCAGAGAAAGAGCCCGAAATTCCTACAAAGGAGGAAGACTTTGTTGTGCGAGTGCGTGGCCTACCGTGGTCGTGTACGCCCGACGAAGTGACCCGGTTCTTCTCAG AGTGTGATATTCGAAACGGAGTGAGCGGAGTGCAATTTACCACCTCCAAAGAAGGTCGTCCAAGCGGCGAAGCTTACGTGCATCTGGATAAAGCCGAAGACTTCAAAAAAGCCTTGGCGAAGGACCGGAAGTATATGGGCCACAGATATATCGAAG TTTTCAAATCTAACGGCAGTGAGATGGACTGGGTGCTGAAGCATAGTGGTCCCAACCATTCCGATACTTCCAATGATGGCACAGTGCGACTCCGTGGGCTTCCATTTGGCTGCAGCAAGGAAGAAATTGTTCAATTTTTCACAG GGTTGGAAATCGTGCCAAATGGGATAACTTTGCCGATGGACTACCAGGGGAGAAGCACAGGGGAGGCCTTCGTGCAGTTTGCTTCAAAGGAGATAGCAGAAAAAGCACTGGGGAAAcacaaggaaagaatagggcacAG GTACATTGAGATCTTTAAAAGCAGCAGAAGTGAGGTCAGAGCGTACTATGATCCGCCAAAGAGGCTGATGGGGCAGAGACCAGGCCCCTATGATCGGCCAGTCGGGCGAGGTGGTTATCTTGGCGCTGGCCCCCAGCGAGGGGGTGTTTATGACCGAATGCGGCGTGGAGGAGGAGGATATGGTGGGG GTTACGGTGGGTACGATGATTACAATGGATATGACAACTATGGTTATGGGAATGATGAATACGATGGGCCCGGGGCAATGAGAGGCAGCAGAG GTATGGGTAACCATGGATACGGAGGTGCTGGAGATGCCAGCTCGAGCTACCTGAGTGGACACTTTGTGCACATGCGAGGCCTTCCATTCCGAGCAGTGGAGGATGATGTCGCCCAT TTTTTTTCCCCGCTGAATCCTCTGCGTATCCACCTGGAGTATGGAAGTGATGGCCGAGCTACAGGGGAGGCCGATGTTGAATTTGCAACACATGAGGACGCAGTGGCTGCCATGTCCAAGGATAAAGCTCACATGC AGCATCGATACATTGAGCTGTTTTTGAACTCAACTGCGGGAGGAGGATCTGGCAACTATGGAAGTAGCTATGGAGGCCACGCAATGG GGAACCAGGGAGGTTATGGGAGCTCTGGGAACCATGCGATGTCCAGCAGTTACGGAGCTGGCTACGGGAATCAGAGCGGCGTGGGCTCTTATGGTA AGGTCGGCACGGTGGAACCAACAACGGTGCAGGGGGATACTACGGCAGCGCCGGAGGCATGGGAATGGGGAGTAACATGGGAGGAATGGGGAGCATGGGCGGGGGTGGAGGCTGGCGGATGTATCAGTAACTCCGCAGGACAGCCTCAAGGTGACGCTGGCCGCTTCTAG
- the hnrnph3 gene encoding heterogeneous nuclear ribonucleoprotein H3 isoform X3, protein MAQEDEIFTNLEPEIEEEKEPEIPTKEEDFVVRVRGLPWSCTPDEVTRFFSECDIRNGVSGVQFTTSKEGRPSGEAYVHLDKAEDFKKALAKDRKYMGHRYIEVFKSNGSEMDWVLKHSGPNHSDTSNDGTVRLRGLPFGCSKEEIVQFFTGLEIVPNGITLPMDYQGRSTGEAFVQFASKEIAEKALGKHKERIGHRYIEIFKSSRSEVRAYYDPPKRLMGQRPGPYDRPVGRGGYLGAGPQRGGVYDRMRRGGGGYGGGYGGYDDYNGYDNYGYGNDEYDGPGAMRGSRGMGNHGYGGAGDASSSYLSGHFVHMRGLPFRAVEDDVAHFFSPLNPLRIHLEYGSDGRATGEADVEFATHEDAVAAMSKDKAHMQHRYIELFLNSTAGGGSGNYGSSYGGHAMGNQGGYGSSGNHAMSSSYGAGYGNQSGVGSYGKVGTVEPTTVQGDTTAAPEAWEWGVTWEEWGAWAGVEAGGCISNSAGQPQGDAGRF, encoded by the exons ATGGCGCAGGAGGACG AAATTTTTACTAACTTGGAACCAGAAATCGAAGAAG AGAAAGAGCCCGAAATTCCTACAAAGGAGGAAGACTTTGTTGTGCGAGTGCGTGGCCTACCGTGGTCGTGTACGCCCGACGAAGTGACCCGGTTCTTCTCAG AGTGTGATATTCGAAACGGAGTGAGCGGAGTGCAATTTACCACCTCCAAAGAAGGTCGTCCAAGCGGCGAAGCTTACGTGCATCTGGATAAAGCCGAAGACTTCAAAAAAGCCTTGGCGAAGGACCGGAAGTATATGGGCCACAGATATATCGAAG TTTTCAAATCTAACGGCAGTGAGATGGACTGGGTGCTGAAGCATAGTGGTCCCAACCATTCCGATACTTCCAATGATGGCACAGTGCGACTCCGTGGGCTTCCATTTGGCTGCAGCAAGGAAGAAATTGTTCAATTTTTCACAG GGTTGGAAATCGTGCCAAATGGGATAACTTTGCCGATGGACTACCAGGGGAGAAGCACAGGGGAGGCCTTCGTGCAGTTTGCTTCAAAGGAGATAGCAGAAAAAGCACTGGGGAAAcacaaggaaagaatagggcacAG GTACATTGAGATCTTTAAAAGCAGCAGAAGTGAGGTCAGAGCGTACTATGATCCGCCAAAGAGGCTGATGGGGCAGAGACCAGGCCCCTATGATCGGCCAGTCGGGCGAGGTGGTTATCTTGGCGCTGGCCCCCAGCGAGGGGGTGTTTATGACCGAATGCGGCGTGGAGGAGGAGGATATGGTGGGG GTTACGGTGGGTACGATGATTACAATGGATATGACAACTATGGTTATGGGAATGATGAATACGATGGGCCCGGGGCAATGAGAGGCAGCAGAG GTATGGGTAACCATGGATACGGAGGTGCTGGAGATGCCAGCTCGAGCTACCTGAGTGGACACTTTGTGCACATGCGAGGCCTTCCATTCCGAGCAGTGGAGGATGATGTCGCCCAT TTTTTTTCCCCGCTGAATCCTCTGCGTATCCACCTGGAGTATGGAAGTGATGGCCGAGCTACAGGGGAGGCCGATGTTGAATTTGCAACACATGAGGACGCAGTGGCTGCCATGTCCAAGGATAAAGCTCACATGC AGCATCGATACATTGAGCTGTTTTTGAACTCAACTGCGGGAGGAGGATCTGGCAACTATGGAAGTAGCTATGGAGGCCACGCAATGG GGAACCAGGGAGGTTATGGGAGCTCTGGGAACCATGCGATGTCCAGCAGTTACGGAGCTGGCTACGGGAATCAGAGCGGCGTGGGCTCTTATGGTA AGGTCGGCACGGTGGAACCAACAACGGTGCAGGGGGATACTACGGCAGCGCCGGAGGCATGGGAATGGGGAGTAACATGGGAGGAATGGGGAGCATGGGCGGGGGTGGAGGCTGGCGGATGTATCAGTAACTCCGCAGGACAGCCTCAAGGTGACGCTGGCCGCTTCTAG
- the hnrnph3 gene encoding heterogeneous nuclear ribonucleoprotein H3 isoform X2 yields the protein MAQEDEIFTNLEPEIEEGIDLDYKELNCFGHDPQPAATECLTVIAEKEPEIPTKEEDFVVRVRGLPWSCTPDEVTRFFSECDIRNGVSGVQFTTSKEGRPSGEAYVHLDKAEDFKKALAKDRKYMGHRYIEVFKSNGSEMDWVLKHSGPNHSDTSNDGTVRLRGLPFGCSKEEIVQFFTGLEIVPNGITLPMDYQGRSTGEAFVQFASKEIAEKALGKHKERIGHRYIEIFKSSRSEVRAYYDPPKRLMGQRPGPYDRPVGRGGYLGAGPQRGGVYDRMRRGGGGYGGGYGGYDDYNGYDNYGYGNDEYDGPGAMRGSRGMGNHGYGGAGDASSSYLSGHFVHMRGLPFRAVEDDVAHFFSPLNPLRIHLEYGSDGRATGEADVEFATHEDAVAAMSKDKAHMQHRYIELFLNSTAGGGSGNYGSSYGGHAMGNQGGYGSSGNHAMSSSYGAGYGNQSGVGSYGRHGGTNNGAGGYYGSAGGMGMGSNMGGMGSMGGGGGWRMYQ from the exons ATGGCGCAGGAGGACG AAATTTTTACTAACTTGGAACCAGAAATCGAAGAAGGTATTGATTTAGATTACAAAGAGTTGAATTGTTTTGGGCACGATCCTCAGCCAGCTGCTACTGAATGTTTGACTGTGATTGCAGAGAAAGAGCCCGAAATTCCTACAAAGGAGGAAGACTTTGTTGTGCGAGTGCGTGGCCTACCGTGGTCGTGTACGCCCGACGAAGTGACCCGGTTCTTCTCAG AGTGTGATATTCGAAACGGAGTGAGCGGAGTGCAATTTACCACCTCCAAAGAAGGTCGTCCAAGCGGCGAAGCTTACGTGCATCTGGATAAAGCCGAAGACTTCAAAAAAGCCTTGGCGAAGGACCGGAAGTATATGGGCCACAGATATATCGAAG TTTTCAAATCTAACGGCAGTGAGATGGACTGGGTGCTGAAGCATAGTGGTCCCAACCATTCCGATACTTCCAATGATGGCACAGTGCGACTCCGTGGGCTTCCATTTGGCTGCAGCAAGGAAGAAATTGTTCAATTTTTCACAG GGTTGGAAATCGTGCCAAATGGGATAACTTTGCCGATGGACTACCAGGGGAGAAGCACAGGGGAGGCCTTCGTGCAGTTTGCTTCAAAGGAGATAGCAGAAAAAGCACTGGGGAAAcacaaggaaagaatagggcacAG GTACATTGAGATCTTTAAAAGCAGCAGAAGTGAGGTCAGAGCGTACTATGATCCGCCAAAGAGGCTGATGGGGCAGAGACCAGGCCCCTATGATCGGCCAGTCGGGCGAGGTGGTTATCTTGGCGCTGGCCCCCAGCGAGGGGGTGTTTATGACCGAATGCGGCGTGGAGGAGGAGGATATGGTGGGG GTTACGGTGGGTACGATGATTACAATGGATATGACAACTATGGTTATGGGAATGATGAATACGATGGGCCCGGGGCAATGAGAGGCAGCAGAG GTATGGGTAACCATGGATACGGAGGTGCTGGAGATGCCAGCTCGAGCTACCTGAGTGGACACTTTGTGCACATGCGAGGCCTTCCATTCCGAGCAGTGGAGGATGATGTCGCCCAT TTTTTTTCCCCGCTGAATCCTCTGCGTATCCACCTGGAGTATGGAAGTGATGGCCGAGCTACAGGGGAGGCCGATGTTGAATTTGCAACACATGAGGACGCAGTGGCTGCCATGTCCAAGGATAAAGCTCACATGC AGCATCGATACATTGAGCTGTTTTTGAACTCAACTGCGGGAGGAGGATCTGGCAACTATGGAAGTAGCTATGGAGGCCACGCAATGG GGAACCAGGGAGGTTATGGGAGCTCTGGGAACCATGCGATGTCCAGCAGTTACGGAGCTGGCTACGGGAATCAGAGCGGCGTGGGCTCTTATG GTCGGCACGGTGGAACCAACAACGGTGCAGGGGGATACTACGGCAGCGCCGGAGGCATGGGAATGGGGAGTAACATGGGAGGAATGGGGAGCATGGGCGGGGGTGGAGGCTGGCGGATGTATCAGTAA
- the hnrnph3 gene encoding heterogeneous nuclear ribonucleoprotein H3 isoform X4 — protein sequence MAQEDEIFTNLEPEIEEEKEPEIPTKEEDFVVRVRGLPWSCTPDEVTRFFSECDIRNGVSGVQFTTSKEGRPSGEAYVHLDKAEDFKKALAKDRKYMGHRYIEVFKSNGSEMDWVLKHSGPNHSDTSNDGTVRLRGLPFGCSKEEIVQFFTGLEIVPNGITLPMDYQGRSTGEAFVQFASKEIAEKALGKHKERIGHRYIEIFKSSRSEVRAYYDPPKRLMGQRPGPYDRPVGRGGYLGAGPQRGGVYDRMRRGGGGYGGGYGGYDDYNGYDNYGYGNDEYDGPGAMRGSRGMGNHGYGGAGDASSSYLSGHFVHMRGLPFRAVEDDVAHFFSPLNPLRIHLEYGSDGRATGEADVEFATHEDAVAAMSKDKAHMQHRYIELFLNSTAGGGSGNYGSSYGGHAMGNQGGYGSSGNHAMSSSYGAGYGNQSGVGSYGRHGGTNNGAGGYYGSAGGMGMGSNMGGMGSMGGGGGWRMYQ from the exons ATGGCGCAGGAGGACG AAATTTTTACTAACTTGGAACCAGAAATCGAAGAAG AGAAAGAGCCCGAAATTCCTACAAAGGAGGAAGACTTTGTTGTGCGAGTGCGTGGCCTACCGTGGTCGTGTACGCCCGACGAAGTGACCCGGTTCTTCTCAG AGTGTGATATTCGAAACGGAGTGAGCGGAGTGCAATTTACCACCTCCAAAGAAGGTCGTCCAAGCGGCGAAGCTTACGTGCATCTGGATAAAGCCGAAGACTTCAAAAAAGCCTTGGCGAAGGACCGGAAGTATATGGGCCACAGATATATCGAAG TTTTCAAATCTAACGGCAGTGAGATGGACTGGGTGCTGAAGCATAGTGGTCCCAACCATTCCGATACTTCCAATGATGGCACAGTGCGACTCCGTGGGCTTCCATTTGGCTGCAGCAAGGAAGAAATTGTTCAATTTTTCACAG GGTTGGAAATCGTGCCAAATGGGATAACTTTGCCGATGGACTACCAGGGGAGAAGCACAGGGGAGGCCTTCGTGCAGTTTGCTTCAAAGGAGATAGCAGAAAAAGCACTGGGGAAAcacaaggaaagaatagggcacAG GTACATTGAGATCTTTAAAAGCAGCAGAAGTGAGGTCAGAGCGTACTATGATCCGCCAAAGAGGCTGATGGGGCAGAGACCAGGCCCCTATGATCGGCCAGTCGGGCGAGGTGGTTATCTTGGCGCTGGCCCCCAGCGAGGGGGTGTTTATGACCGAATGCGGCGTGGAGGAGGAGGATATGGTGGGG GTTACGGTGGGTACGATGATTACAATGGATATGACAACTATGGTTATGGGAATGATGAATACGATGGGCCCGGGGCAATGAGAGGCAGCAGAG GTATGGGTAACCATGGATACGGAGGTGCTGGAGATGCCAGCTCGAGCTACCTGAGTGGACACTTTGTGCACATGCGAGGCCTTCCATTCCGAGCAGTGGAGGATGATGTCGCCCAT TTTTTTTCCCCGCTGAATCCTCTGCGTATCCACCTGGAGTATGGAAGTGATGGCCGAGCTACAGGGGAGGCCGATGTTGAATTTGCAACACATGAGGACGCAGTGGCTGCCATGTCCAAGGATAAAGCTCACATGC AGCATCGATACATTGAGCTGTTTTTGAACTCAACTGCGGGAGGAGGATCTGGCAACTATGGAAGTAGCTATGGAGGCCACGCAATGG GGAACCAGGGAGGTTATGGGAGCTCTGGGAACCATGCGATGTCCAGCAGTTACGGAGCTGGCTACGGGAATCAGAGCGGCGTGGGCTCTTATG GTCGGCACGGTGGAACCAACAACGGTGCAGGGGGATACTACGGCAGCGCCGGAGGCATGGGAATGGGGAGTAACATGGGAGGAATGGGGAGCATGGGCGGGGGTGGAGGCTGGCGGATGTATCAGTAA
- the hnrnph3 gene encoding heterogeneous nuclear ribonucleoprotein H3 isoform X5, whose product MAQEDEIFTNLEPEIEEECDIRNGVSGVQFTTSKEGRPSGEAYVHLDKAEDFKKALAKDRKYMGHRYIEVFKSNGSEMDWVLKHSGPNHSDTSNDGTVRLRGLPFGCSKEEIVQFFTGLEIVPNGITLPMDYQGRSTGEAFVQFASKEIAEKALGKHKERIGHRYIEIFKSSRSEVRAYYDPPKRLMGQRPGPYDRPVGRGGYLGAGPQRGGVYDRMRRGGGGYGGGYGGYDDYNGYDNYGYGNDEYDGPGAMRGSRGMGNHGYGGAGDASSSYLSGHFVHMRGLPFRAVEDDVAHFFSPLNPLRIHLEYGSDGRATGEADVEFATHEDAVAAMSKDKAHMQHRYIELFLNSTAGGGSGNYGSSYGGHAMGNQGGYGSSGNHAMSSSYGAGYGNQSGVGSYGKVGTVEPTTVQGDTTAAPEAWEWGVTWEEWGAWAGVEAGGCISNSAGQPQGDAGRF is encoded by the exons ATGGCGCAGGAGGACG AAATTTTTACTAACTTGGAACCAGAAATCGAAGAAG AGTGTGATATTCGAAACGGAGTGAGCGGAGTGCAATTTACCACCTCCAAAGAAGGTCGTCCAAGCGGCGAAGCTTACGTGCATCTGGATAAAGCCGAAGACTTCAAAAAAGCCTTGGCGAAGGACCGGAAGTATATGGGCCACAGATATATCGAAG TTTTCAAATCTAACGGCAGTGAGATGGACTGGGTGCTGAAGCATAGTGGTCCCAACCATTCCGATACTTCCAATGATGGCACAGTGCGACTCCGTGGGCTTCCATTTGGCTGCAGCAAGGAAGAAATTGTTCAATTTTTCACAG GGTTGGAAATCGTGCCAAATGGGATAACTTTGCCGATGGACTACCAGGGGAGAAGCACAGGGGAGGCCTTCGTGCAGTTTGCTTCAAAGGAGATAGCAGAAAAAGCACTGGGGAAAcacaaggaaagaatagggcacAG GTACATTGAGATCTTTAAAAGCAGCAGAAGTGAGGTCAGAGCGTACTATGATCCGCCAAAGAGGCTGATGGGGCAGAGACCAGGCCCCTATGATCGGCCAGTCGGGCGAGGTGGTTATCTTGGCGCTGGCCCCCAGCGAGGGGGTGTTTATGACCGAATGCGGCGTGGAGGAGGAGGATATGGTGGGG GTTACGGTGGGTACGATGATTACAATGGATATGACAACTATGGTTATGGGAATGATGAATACGATGGGCCCGGGGCAATGAGAGGCAGCAGAG GTATGGGTAACCATGGATACGGAGGTGCTGGAGATGCCAGCTCGAGCTACCTGAGTGGACACTTTGTGCACATGCGAGGCCTTCCATTCCGAGCAGTGGAGGATGATGTCGCCCAT TTTTTTTCCCCGCTGAATCCTCTGCGTATCCACCTGGAGTATGGAAGTGATGGCCGAGCTACAGGGGAGGCCGATGTTGAATTTGCAACACATGAGGACGCAGTGGCTGCCATGTCCAAGGATAAAGCTCACATGC AGCATCGATACATTGAGCTGTTTTTGAACTCAACTGCGGGAGGAGGATCTGGCAACTATGGAAGTAGCTATGGAGGCCACGCAATGG GGAACCAGGGAGGTTATGGGAGCTCTGGGAACCATGCGATGTCCAGCAGTTACGGAGCTGGCTACGGGAATCAGAGCGGCGTGGGCTCTTATGGTA AGGTCGGCACGGTGGAACCAACAACGGTGCAGGGGGATACTACGGCAGCGCCGGAGGCATGGGAATGGGGAGTAACATGGGAGGAATGGGGAGCATGGGCGGGGGTGGAGGCTGGCGGATGTATCAGTAACTCCGCAGGACAGCCTCAAGGTGACGCTGGCCGCTTCTAG